Genomic DNA from Lactococcus garvieae:
GTCATGATACCACCGATAACTGTGGCTCCATGTACCCCGAACCACCAGATAAACACTGGTAAAAAGGCGATGAGGAAAACCCCAAGTGGGCCATCTGTGGCGTGTTGCAATGGTGTTTGAATGAGCGTGTAAATCCACTCAATCGGTGTTTGGTCTGTTGTCAATACAGACAAAGCATAGATAAGCATTGCTACAAAGGTGATAACAAAAGCTGGGACAAGAGCACCAAATGAATCAGACACATTTGCTGGGACTTGTTCAGGTAATTTGATACGAATGTCCTTTTTCATGAACCATGAGTAAGACCAGCCGACCAATAAACCGGCAAGCATGGCGAGGATCATTCCCTTACCACCAAGCCAAGCTGCATCAATAACACCACTGACTTGGTATTCACCTGCTACAGCAGAGCCGTCCGCAATTTTAGTCACAGTTGAAATAGTGCTGGGTTGAAGCATCACCATTACAATAATGGCAGTCAAACCTGCAGAGGCGCCTTCGTAACCTTCACTTTTCACCCAAGAGTAAGCAATACCGAAAGTTGCAAAGAGGGCCATAATACCAAATGAAGCTGCATAGGCTTGATTAAAAATAGGGGCCCAACCAATTTGTACAATCCAGTCCGCAACATTTTGTTGAGGAAAATTTGCTAAGATGAGGAAAATTGCTCCAATAATAATGAAAGGTATTGGATACAACATACCGTTTTTAATCGCCGTAACGGCTTTTGTGTTCAAAAATTTCATCATCGGAGGCATCAATTTTTCATTGATAAATTTGTTCATGTTTATACTCCATAATTTTTATATTTAAAAAATAATTGAATAATGCATCTGCTTGCATTTGCTTTTTTGTATCTTCTAGTTTCATATAAGTTACTTGAGATTCAAATAATAATAAATTTGGTTTATGAAAACTTGAATTTGCTGACATATTGCCACTCTCTGCTCCTGATTGAGCAAGAATTTCATAAACTTTTCCAGCTTCTTGTGCTGCTTGCTGCATTTTGTAACAAGTGGTGAAGTAGAAACATCTGCTGTACATGCAAATGCTCTAACCTTATCTGCTATTTTTTCTCCTTATTTTTTTGAGCTCACCATGATTATAGCGCTTTCAGAAAAGGCTTTCAAGAGAATTTATTTTTCTATTTGTAACTGATGAAACAAAAATAAAACAGCTGAAACTCAGGTTTTCTGCTGTTCTATTTTTATTCAAGATAAAAAACTGGGCAAAATCAAGCAATTTTTTGAAAACATGTTTCATATTCTGTAACAAAGTTAGCCTGAATCCTCCTAAAAAATGAAAAGTTGCATGTGCCTCAACTTTGAAAACGGTAAAGTTAGGAAGTTGAGTTCTCAAGTTATAAAAGAGGTGCAAAATAGTTAGTTTACCAACTGGATAGTCTTCTTGGTAAATTAGTCCGCACCTTCTCCACAATAATTAATAATAGTAAAATTAAAAATCCCATAAATATATAAAATTTTTGAAAACATCTATTACTTAGTTTTATCTCTCTCAGCCAATGCTTTACGAATCTCTCCTGCTGAAGCTCCATCAGAAACCTTAAAAGTATAAACGACTTTCCCTGTGTTCATATCAGTAACATCAGTGTCTTGTGCTTCTTCTTTTGTTCTTGCTCCAGTCCAACCATGAGTTTTTCCTCCGTCATTAGACCCCACATCTGATAAGTCTGGTATCATCCATTGTTCATCTGGGGTAAAGCTAGCAGTCATATTGTCTTCAACTGGTGAAAACTGTGCATTAAATTCATCTAAGCTTGCAAAGTCATTCAATGCCGTTTTTATTGCTAAATTTTCCGGCTTAGCATGGGGTTTTTGCGAGCTTTGCTGAGCCACAGGCTTGACTTCTTGTTTCGTTTGAGGTGTGGCTTTAACGTTATTGTTTTTATTTTGTAGTAGCAGGTTAGCAGATAAGCCGATAGTGATTGCTCCAACGAGAGCGATTGACAACATCATTTTTTTATTCATTTCTATTCTCTCCTGTTTTTCTATATTCTAGACTATTTTAAAGAGGAAGTATGTTCTTCCTTTTTACTTCTTTTTTCTTTTTCAAAAAAAGTTTTCAATAAAAAATCAACAATAGTCAATATCACGATTAAAAAAGTAAATATTAAAAGTATTAGGATAAACAAATTGATACCTCTTCTTTGTGTATTTTAAGGAAAAGCTTTAAGTATTTGACTGACTGTTATCGCATTTGAATCTGTTTTCAAGTCATAAAAAGTCCCTTGTACTTCCGTTTGATCTATAACTACCCCATAGTAAAGTGTTTTCATAATTCTTGTATTTGGAGTAATTTTTTCATTTTTATACCACCTTTCAAAAGCTTTTTTAGTTTTATAGGTATCAACCATGAAAAACATTGTGCGATTATTTTTCATGTTAGGGATCAATGTCCCGTTAGAAAATTTTTCATCTCTTTCCGATAAAGCTTTTTTGATATCTCCTACAGTTGCACCATCAGGATCGTTGGCATAAACAGGATCTGTAATTACTCCATTTTTGCTTTCACCACCCATTAATT
This window encodes:
- a CDS encoding PTS sugar transporter subunit IIC, whose translation is MNKFINEKLMPPMMKFLNTKAVTAIKNGMLYPIPFIIIGAIFLILANFPQQNVADWIVQIGWAPIFNQAYAASFGIMALFATFGIAYSWVKSEGYEGASAGLTAIIVMVMLQPSTISTVTKIADGSAVAGEYQVSGVIDAAWLGGKGMILAMLAGLLVGWSYSWFMKKDIRIKLPEQVPANVSDSFGALVPAFVITFVAMLIYALSVLTTDQTPIEWIYTLIQTPLQHATDGPLGVFLIAFLPVFIWWFGVHGATVIGGIMTPLLLANNADNLKLFQEGNLSLDHGAHIVTQAFMDQFITVTGSGMTFGFVIFMIYRARSVQMKTIGKLTLAPAFFNINEPVLFGMPIVLNPILAFPFLIAPLVSGFGTYAAIALGIIPPFNGIFVPWTTPPILSGLIVGGWQGAAWQALMIFVTGAIYWPFAKKYDAILVQQEKEAYEAEQAEQA